The DNA window ATCAGACTGGTGCTGCtggggaggaagggggcggggaaAAGTTCTGCGGGAAATACCATCCTGGGTATCAAGGAGGGGGGGTTCACCTGCGGCAGCCCAACGGAGGTGTGCATGGAGAGGTGGGCCGATGTGGCTGGAAGACGCGTAGTCATCGTTGACACCCCCGGGTGGGAGTGGTATTACCCTCTCAACGGCACGCCCGATTGGGTGAAATGGGAGACGGTGCGGAGCGTGACCCTTTCCCAGCCTGGACCCCACGCCCTGCTGTTGGTGGTTCGAGCCTGCGCTTCGATGGATGGGATGTACCTGAAGGCGATCCAGGAGCACATGGAGCTCCTCGGGGAGGGGGTCTGGAAGCACACCCTGGTGCTCTTCACCCAGGACGACAATCCGGATGACTCCACCATAGAAGGCAGGATCCGTAAGGGCGGGGCGGACTTCCAGCTCCTGGTGGAGAAATGCGGGAACAGGTGGCACGTCCTCAACAGCAAGGCCAGGGGACGCGACACCACCCAGGTGGTGGAGCTGCTGCGGAAGGTGGAGCAAATGGTGGCTGCAAATGGCGGCGCTCCTCTGGAGATGGAGCAGGTCCATCAGCGCCTGGAGCAGGAGGACAGGGGGTGGCGCCCTCGAGAGGAGAGGCGGAACCAGAGGCTACTAGAAGTGAGGAAGCTAGGAGAATCCTTGCAAGAGATATTTGCTGGTGAGGTCACTCTTCTGGGTCACTGTGATTGGTTTTCATTCAGCACTTCTGATTGAATGAGCAAATTTACACTGGGTATTCAAGCACAGACATATAAtcaggataaaaaaatataacttcAATCTGATTGCGTTAATTCTTTTTATAAGATGTCCAGACAACcataaagaaagagaaacttgatttttaaactttctgtgcattaaaaaaaaacttcctgatatctgggtgtaatttatcttttTCTAACTTCCACCAACCCTGTTCTGATCTACTAACGgaacaataagaaaaatattttgttcttcACCTCAATCAAATCCCCCTTAGTCACCTTCTGTTAAGCCTAAAGAAATGAAGTAACCTTCCTCAtaacttttacatttcattacagggACCAATTTAGTTATTCTTCTTTGTACTTTCTCAAAAGCTTCCATATGTGTCCCGCAATATGGTTCATATAATACCTTGGGAGGCTTGAGGAGTGCATTTGCATGGGTCCAGGGATGCTGAATTCACTCAGCCGGCCGGGTTATTTTTTGTGTCTGACAGGCGATGGGTCCCTTGTTACCTGGAGAGAGGAGGTAGAGGCACGTTGGCCCCCAGGGCGTGGCCGCCGCCTCCCGGACTTGCGGGTGGTGCTGCTGGGCGAGCGGGAGACCGGAAAGACCTTGGCGGGAAGCGCCATCTTGGGCGGAGTTTCATTCCAGGCCGGGAGGGTTACAGAGGAGTGCCTCAGCGCACAGGCTGAGGTGGCGGGACGTTGGGTCACCGTAGTGGACACGCCCGGCTGGGAGTGCAATAGGACCCCCGAGAGGGTCCGGCACGAGATCCGGAGGAGCGTGACTCTGTGCCCGCCCGGACCCCACGCCCTCCTACTGGTCGTAGGCGTGGACTCCGACATCACCGAGCAGGCAGCGACGGAGCACCTGGGGCTTCTGGGTGAGGAGGCCTGGAGGTACGCCCTGGTCCTGTTTACGGGCAAGGACAAACTGAGGCGGGGCGTCACCATCGAGCAGCACGTCCAGAGTTCGGGGAAAGCCAGCCAGCTCGTGAAGAGGTGCGAGGGCAGGTACCATGTCATCAACGGCATGGAGCCAGGTAACACCGCGCAGGTGACCAGGCTTCTGGAAAAGGTGGAAGATCTGGTGGCGGGAAATGGCGGTCAGCCATTTACGCCTCTGACGCAGGAGATAAGAGAACTGGTGAGAAAGAAGGACGAGAGATGTAAGGATGTGAcggaaatgaaaaggaaaagccGGTGGAGTTTTGAGAGGAAACCCAAGGAAAGGGACAAAATGGAGGGAAAGccagagatggggagagaggaagaggaggagagaaggcagACAGAGATGAGGAAGCTTCTAGACAAAGGATTAAAGATGGAGATACAGGAAGCGAAAGAGAAAAACGACAGAATCGTGGCAATTCTTGACCAGGAGTACAAGCTAAGAGAGGGGTATATCAAGGTTGAAAATGAGCTAAAAAtagaagagaaagagatggagatcAAAGccctgaaagagaaaaatgaagagATAATTCAgaatacaaatacagaaatagtgaataaaaatacagaaatagtgGAGCTGAATAAACTGAAccaagagaaaacaaaagagttgcagaaaagagaagcagaaaTCAAAGAAAAGATTCAGAAGCACGACCTTGAAACAGAAGAACTGAAACACAGGAATGCAACGAAAGAGAGAGAATTCTGCAACTTGCAGCAAACGTAtaaggaaaaagagagggaagtgGAGGAATTACAACACAGACTTcaggagagagagcaacacACTGAGGTTCTGAAGCAGGActttgaaaagaagcagcaaCAGAGAGAAGAGGTGTGGAGAGTGGAAAATGAGAAGATGAAGAATCAGGTGAAGGAGACAACAGAGATGTatgagaagaaaagaaaagggagaGACCAAGAGATTGGAGAGCTGAGGAAAAATTATgaggagaaaatgagagaaattaacacaaaaaatgagGGAAAACTAAGAGAGCAAGAAAAAGAGATCCGAAATATAGAAGGGGTGCTCAGGGAAAAAGACAAGAAGATGGAAGACATAAAACAGCATTATGAAGAGGAATTGAGGAAGACACAGTTGGAGATAAAACTGAAGaatgaggagaaagagagtgaggaagagagaagcaGACAGATTTTGACAGAAAGAGAAGCTCAGCTTGAGCTGAATGATCAAAGAATTTCAGAGCTGATGGATCAagcacaggaaaatgaaaaaagagcaaaagtGACAGAAAAGAGACTGAAGGATGAACTGAGGAAGAAAGCAGAGGAGCTGGAACAGAAaatgaaggagaaggagaaggaggtaGAGGAAATGAGAGCGAAGGTATGAACACAGTGAAAGCCAAAGAGCAAAGCTAGAGGTCATGATTGAGCAGTTAAAGACTGAGTCAGCAGAACTGGTGGAAAGAATTCACATAActgtgaaagagagggatgagattAAAGAGCAGCATGGAAAGAAAGAGCTACAGACGGAGGAAGATGTGATGGGAGTGGTCAGAGAAAAAGACAAGGAGTTAAAAGACATGAAgatggaaatgaatgaattacagAGGAAATatgatgagaaagagagagaaattgacCAAATGAGACACATTGTTgaagaaaaggaggagaaaatgTCAGCTTCTCTGCAGAAATATGAGGAAGaccaaaaacagagagaagaggaatggaaagagaaatatgaaaagatgcaggaggagatggaggaggtaAAACAGATGGatgaagagaaaaggaaagtaagagagacagagatagactCAGTCCTGGAGGAGAAAGAAACAATGATtaatgaactaaaacaaaagaatgaagagagcgagagaaactTGGTTTGCCTTGAAGAAAGTTATGAGAACTTTCGtctggagagagatggaaagattGAGGAGATGAAAAAGAGGTATGAGGActacaggaaagaaaaagaggagcaGAGAAAGAGGGCTGAGAAGACAGAAATGGAGATGGAGCGTAGAAATGACATGCAGGAGAGATATATcgaagaaatgaaagaaagaaatgagaagaaagacaaagagatggAAATCATAAAGCAGCATTATGAAGAGGAACTGAGTAAGATACAGTTGGAGATGAAACTGAAggatgaggagaaagagagggaggcagagagaagcagacagaTTTTGACAGAAAGAGAAGCTCAGCTTGAGCTGAATGATCAAAGGATTTCAGAGCTGATGGATCAagcacaggaaaatgaaaaaagagcaaaagtGACAGAAAAGAGACTGAAGGATGAACTGAGGAAGAAagcggaggagctggaggagaaaatgaaggagaaggagaaggaggtagaggaaatgagagagaagtATGAACACAGTGAAAGCCAAAGGGCAAAGCTAGAGGTCATGATTGAGCAGCTAAAGACTGAGTCAGCAGAACTGGTGGAAAGAATTCACATAACtctgaaagagagggatgagattAAAAAGCAGCATGGAAAGAAAGAGCTACAGACGGACGAAGATGTGATGGGAGTGGTCAGAGAAAAAGACAAGGAGTTAAAAGACATGAAgatggaaatgaatgaattacagAGGAAATatgatgagaaagagagagaaattgacAAAATTAGACACATTGTTgaagaaaaggaggagaaaatgTCAGCTTCTCTGCAGAAATATGAGGAggaacaaaaacagagagaagaggaatggaaagagaaatatgaaaagatgcaggaggagatggaggaggtaAAACAGATGGatgaagagaaaaggaaagtaagagagacagagatagactCAGTCCTGGAGGAGAAAGAAACAATGATtaatgaactaaaacaaaagaatgaagagagcgagagaaaattGGTTTGCCTTGAAGAAAGTTATGAGAACATTCGtctggagagagatggaaagattGAGGAGATGAAAAAGAGGTGTGAGGactacagaaaagaaaaagaggagcaGAGAAAAAGGGCTGAAAAGACAGAAATGGAGATGGAGAATAGAAATGACACGCAGAAGAGATATATcgaagaaatgaaagaaagaaatgagaagaaagacaaagagatggAAATCATAAAGCAGCATTATGAAGAGGAACTGAGTAAGATACAGTTGGAGATGAAACTGAAGGATgaggagaatgagagggaggcagagagaagcagacagaTTCTGACAGAAAAAGAAGCTCAACTTGAGCTGAATGATCAAAGAATTTCAGAGCTGATGGATCAagcacaggaaaatgaaaaaagagcaaaagtGACAGAAAAGAGACTGAAGGATGAACTGAGGAAGAAAGCAGAGGAGCTGGAACAGAAaatgaaggagaaggagaaggaggtagaggaaatgagagagaggtaTGAGCACAGTGAAAGCCAAAGGGCAAAACTAGAGGTCATGATTGAGCAGCTAAAGACTGAGTCAGCAGAACTGGTGGAAAGAATTCACATAActgtgaaagagagggatgagattAAAGAGCAGCATGGAAAGAAAGAGCTACAGACGGACGAAGATGTGATGGGAGTGGTCAGAGAAAAAGACAAGGAGTTAAAAGACATGAAgatggaaatgaatgaattacagaagaaaaatgatgagaaagagagggaaatcGACAAACTGAGACATATTATCGAGGAAAGGAAGAAGGAAATCACGGTTTCTCTGCAGAAATATGAGGAAGACCaaaaacagagggaagaggaatggaaagagaaatatgaaaagatgcaggaggagatggaggaggtaAAACAGCTGGATGAGCAAAAAAGGAGGGTGATAGAGGAGATAGACTCAGTCCTGGAGGGGAAAGAAAAATTGAtcaatgaactaaaacaaaagaatgaagagagtgagagaaattTGGTTTGCCTTAGAGAGGAGTATGAGACCTGAGGTAAACCAGATTTATGAGGAGAAACTGAAGGTGATGGAGACAGATATGGAGGTAAAAGAAAGACATCTTAATGAACTAAAACAGAAGTATGATGGCAGTGAGAAGCGCTTGGTTTCCATTACAGAGGAGTACGAAGACGCTCAGGAGCAAATAGAGAAGCCAGAGGGACTGATCTCTCTAAGAGAGGCTGAGCTGAGAGAGACCAAAGAGAGGTGTGAGGAATACAAGAAGGAACTAGAAGAGCTGCAAGGGGCCATTTCTCAGAAAGAGCGGGAGGTTGACCAGAACAATCTGAATTACCTGGAGGAGTTGAAGAACAAGGAAGGAGTAATAACACGGATAGATGGAGTGGACAATGAGAGTGCGGGAAGAAACAGACAACCTCTGGAGGAAAGAGCAAGACAGAGGGACGCAGAGATCAAGCTAATTCCCaagccaaatgaaaaaaaatttgtaGAGAAGGAATTACACTATAAAGGAGAATTAAAAATCAAAGAGGAAGAGCTGATGGTGATGGTTtcagagagggaggctgtgaTTCAGGAATTAAAAAGGACCtgtgaaaagaaagagagggagattaAGGAGATGGTAAAAACCCATGAAATGGAGCTAAACCAGAAAGAGTCTGAATTTTACCACAAGCTCAAAGTGACTGAGGATCAGCTCAAAGAGCTACAACTGAGGTACATGGGGAAAGAACTGAAAATGGCAGACAtcagggaaagagaagaagacaATAAGGAGGACATCACTCTGCATTATGTGAAAGAGGACGAAATCTCACAAATTCAGACGGAGATGGATAAAGTAGTCCGGCATAAGAACAAACACAGCATAACAACCATACATGAAGAAGAAGAGAACAAAGTTAAAGCCAGTCAAGGCAACACTACAGCATTACATATAAAAGCAGGTGAGACAGAGGAGGGGGTAGCAGGGGTTGTAAAAGAGAAGCAGGAGATAAGAGAAGATGATTCTGATCCCAGTGAGAGGGAAGGACAGGGTGAAGTCATCAAACAGAAGAACgaagagcaggagaaagaggTGGACAAGCCCAAatggaagaaagagagacacagagcaaaGGAAGGGTCAAATGAGAAGAATCTCAACCATTGCGGAGACAATGAGAGAGTCAATGACCTCTTGCCGACCgaggagatgagagagaggaggatttccaaaagagagagaaaggacgctcagaaggagaggaggacacAGAATGCTGTGACTGGGCAGAGAGCAGGTTGTAAGGAAAGAAGCTTCCAGAAACAGGCGAAGGAGATAAGAGGGAGTGGGAAACTGagaaaggagacagagcttaATGTGCCTAAACCATTTCAAAGCGTGAGCCCTAATAAACCAGCTGGCGGTAAGTCCCTCTCATTCACCACTCATAGGGTGCTTTAGTATTTCAGGTCTTAATAAATAGTGCTAATAATACCGTAACGTCTTTAACATTTATCACTGTAGTATCCATTACAGTTATGATTTCttaccactttttaaaattctgtggaacacaaaaaagatgctATAAATTTGCTCTAAAAGGCTTATCATAGTTGGTCAGTAGGAAACTCCAGGGAAATATTACACTTTTTCTCCAATAACATCTTaggtttaattgtatttttattgtagttGTCACCCTTTCAATATAGGAAATCTCCTGTACCATATCTAACTGTGAAGTGGTGCAGtgaggggaaagaaaaacacatccCATATACACAGATTGCTCGTGATCACATCACTATTGACTATTTTCAGTTATCAGTGTATAATTGTTCCACAATTATTTATCCATGTAGTGTCATACCTGCCGCAATATGCAGCCACTTTCTAAAACAACCCCCTGAcaattcttaaaatgtttttaagaatGCAATAATCAATTAATTTTGATGGAATATTATCATATGCAGAGAACTTTTTTAATTACATCAAATGCACAACCTCACAATATGCCTTCTCTTGTGATTTCAGTGATTGCTGAAGGTAGCCCTGAACAGCCTCCCACTACAGTTTCCCCAACATTCCCACTGTCTCCAGGGTCTCCCAGTCAGGCCTATACAGCATTCCCATCATTCCCAGAGTATCCCGGGCTGTCTGAGCTGAGGCTGGTTCTGCTGGGAGAGAGCTGGGCCTCTAACAGCTCGGCCGGAAACAGCATCCTGGGAGAAATGGAGGCCGTGGCAGAGGAGGGCGCGGTGAGGCGGGGCCAGGCGGCGGGGAGGCGGGTCTCTCTCGTGGAAGTGACAGGGTCGAGGTGGCACCTCGGGGGCGAGGCCGTGGGCGACGCCCTGCGCGAAGCGGCCCAGTGCTCGCCGGGCCCCCACGCCTTCCTCCTGGTCATCCCGGCGTACCTCTCCTTCACGGCCAGCTACGGCCGGGCGGTGAGGCGTCACATGGCCGCGCTCGGCGAGCGGGCGTGGCGGCACACGCTGGTGCTGTTCACCTGGGCGGAGGCTCTGGGGGAGAGCGTCGAGCAGCACGTTCTGAGGAGCGAGGGCCTCCGCAGGCTGGTGCACAGGTGCGGGAACAGGTACCACACCCTGCACAGCTGGAGGAACGCCGGTCAGGTCTCCCTGCTgctggagaaggtggaggagatGGTGGCGGAAAACCGGGGCGGGTTCTACTGCTGGGGGGcgtcagaggaagaggagaataaggatgaggaggaggcggagctagaggaggaggaggaggaggcagaagGAAGAGTTGAGCTAGAGAAGCTCACAGAAGCAGACAGGACAGctggagaaaggaaggaatgGAGTGAGACAAAAtggcaagaaaagaaaagcaatggTGAGGAGGAAACAAGAGAGACAAATGAGTATAGGATTGTGGAGAGACTCGATGAATTTTCTGATTCAAGCATTGAAAGAGTACAGGAAATGGAGCTAGAGGAAAAAATGAGGGACCAAGAGGAGGACCAGGTGTTGTTCTGCAATCCACCCACAGAGCCGCAGACACCAGTGCAGAACCATAGACCACCCTGCTCTTTACTTTGATCTGCAATAGACACATGCAATAAGTTAAAGGGAGCTCAGCTCAAGTTAATTTGAGTTTCAGAATTATTCATCGATAGAATGAAAATCTGTTTCTGGTGTTATTGGTTCATTGGTTCCTTTTGATACAGTTCTCCATGATACTATGCTCAGCACATTTTAAAGCTCTTTAACGTGTTCCATGAACTACTAGTTAGTTTtttcaattccatttttttcctgtgtgccTTTCTTATTGTTGCCAAAGAATAGTTTGTTATAAccaatgattatttattgtaaatatgaaatattttaattttgtaaatatgaaaaaaataattttgtgaagGCTTTATTGAGAGATTTTATTCACAGATATATTGTTGCCCTTTGAATGTGATCgttgtgaaataaaaagctAATAATTACCATCTCATtgaagttgtttattttcactttaCCTAAAATATCTACACTTTCCTGGTAAACATTTAACAAAGGAAATACTATGATGTAGTAACTATGTAGTGGGGCTTGCACTCTTGTTGTACCCTGAGAAAAGATCATTAACATTAATTTCCTTGGTAAATGTAGTCCTGTTGTATGCAGTATATTGCTCTTATATAAACAATGAATTACATCAAATGAATTGAATGTTTCCCCGGATAATAATGTCTTCCAAATGAATAAGAATGAGTAGCAGGAGTTGAATATAAGGCTCATGATGTTGTGCAGTGATTATTGGTCAAGAACAGCAGTCATAATCGGACACAGTGCATACAGAGGCTGTTAGATTTGATCTGCAAGCAACAAGATTagagtccattttttttttcaaatgtaatttttttaatttgtaagaCGTCCTACTATACATTGTCAGtcatatatttcactatttAAATTTTGCTGAAACAAGTATATAACTAAAACACACATGGGAGGATACATTgttcaaaatacaatttttctGATGTCCAGGGAGATAAagtattaatataataatttgaCCCAATTTTATGACACTAATGGTGAAGTTAGCGGACTTTGACTCTTTTGCATCCTCCTACTgttggacagttttttttactataCGCAAGAGGGAGCACTGTTTCTCATCTAAACTGTCCCTCATACCCACCACTAGAGGGAGTGTGTAGTTACGGTCTATGAGCTAGTGTAGCACTTTTACACAGGAAGTAGTTACAGAGAGTGCTCCTGTCCTTGTGGACTACACAGAAGTACCAGAATGATAATGAACATGTCGCGAAATAGGAGAACCACTCTAATATTTGCAGGTTTTGTAACGGCGGTTGCAGCCGCTTTCTATCCGATATTTTTTTATCCTATGACACACGTACATGAGTACAGTAAGTAGCCAATCTAAGTGACTCGTTTCAtttgttgtgctaattttatggTGCGCTTGCTAGCAATAGTAGCCATAGAGCAGTGAGCATTTTGTTTCAACCCTAGGTCCAGTCAGTACTTTCTGAACCAGCCAAACAGATAATCTGTTTAACCATTCTGTGTGATCCATGTTGGGATTTATTGATATCCACAGTTATCTGTGGATCGACAGCTAGCCAACCTATCACGTGTGTGTTTAATTAGCTGGATAGTTGGCAATGTGAGTCCTCTATAATGAGTATCCTACCTAGCctgcatgatttttttatttttaaacagagcAAGTTCAGACCACGAACCGAGCTGGAATCAATCAAGCGGATGTCCAACCCGTAGGTGAGTTAGTGCCTTTACACCTGCGGTGCCAACTGCACAGTGAGCACAACATTAGATTGTCACGGGGCTGTCACACCTGCAGCGTGGAGTTAATAAAGTACAGAGCAATTTCACAAATGAGGTAATGCGTAACGTTTGGTGAAATTGACTCGACGGAATGAATAGTAATTAATGTAGTAATCGACTAATTTAACCAAACGTCACGCATCCAGTTAGCTATTGTTTTTGCAAAAACGCTTGCCACACCATGTTGTTGGAATAAAACGATATGACATGACAGCCCGTATGAGATCGTGATTTTCGGCAGGGAAAATAGACTAATAATAATCTTCAAATCTATAtatctttattattaatataaaaccTCGGGACTGAATGAGATTATATTCCGTGTGCACCTGTACAAAACAGTGGGCAGGTATTAACGTACGTCCACATGAATGCGTTGTAAAAtggtcagtgttaaattaactcttagGAAGTACTTATGGTCCCTAATGGGCTCATATATACTCTGCTCgatttgaattaacaccgggaattttactgtgtagtagTATTTAATCTTTGTGAAAAATGTCTCCTCTGGgaagtatctactgcatatcagGCAGAATATGCTCTCAGCAGTAGGGACCTGATCACCCTAAGTATTTGTGTTGTGCTCCTCCAGGGGTGAAGATCTGGTCTGATCCATTCAAGTCAAAGTGAGGACCATGAGAGCAGAGATTTTTGGtgccaggaggaagaggaggcagaaaTCTGACCGGTTGCCTACCCTGATTCTGGGTTGATTTTTAATCTTGGCAGCGGTGCTCATGGGAGGTGAAGTCCAGGGCCGTGTTAATACCCAACAACTTTGTGTTTCTGCATCAAAGACTATTTCAGATGAACTGTCTCAAGAGGATCAAGGGGGCAATCAGAGTTTTTAAGAAAATGCATACGTTATTATCGTGTTTAGAGTTTGTGGTGGCTGCACTGATTAAATTTGTTGTTCAGTAAATTATGGGATTGCAGGATTCCCTACTTTCTTCTGTACCTCTTTATTCAATTGTTTTAATCTTCAGGAGTGGAGTGAGAAGCTGGGCGGGACTGGTGTCCATGGCAACACAGAGTGCACCAGCCAAAGTGCACCTGGACTGCCAATCCAGTCCCACCTCTCTCCcgaaacagatttatttaactTTCTAGTTTGGGAATCAGCAAATATTATTTCTGCATCATCAAGTTCTAACCATCTGTGAATCTGAGTGGAAATGTATATATTCTTCTGCATTGTTTTAGTAGCATTCGTATTCATGTGTTTTGTCATTGTTATCAACAAAGGACAGTGgtaataacatattttatttactgagGAATTTTCTCATGCCCATTGTGGTCTCCTGCACTAAAttgaaattctgttttaaaacGGAAAgtataaaaccacaaaaatggaccaaatacaaaaggaaaaacaatttGGAAGGGTAGAGATTTACATATTATCCCAAACAGACccccaatgttttttttcctcacatgGTCCTGGCTAAAGCTGAGATAACTGAAATGAAGTGACTATTCAGAAtggaaatattattatataataagaACTAATTAAATCCTGGTGGTGGATATAATATATTTAGCCACCAGATGGCAGTGTTTGCTCAAAGATACAATATGATCAATGTTTGTCCTACGATGTTGGACTAGGTTTAACTAAAACTCGAAATTATTGGTTACTGCTTTTTCCCAGGCTCTTTTCTATTGCAGTCCTTTATATtcttatataaatgaaatatgctgcgagtgtgtgtttgatctTAAACTCACTTCTCACTTTAATCTCATAAAGACGACATCATATTTCAAGCACATAATTCATTGTTGAATTTCCggtctgcttttaaaaaaaatcttttctcaTGTctggcatttgtttttgttaagttcagaccaataaaaaaatgcaaacccaAAAGAACagtaaaagaatgaaaaatgttacgACTGTAGCATGGCTTTAAATTTCAGTCACGGTTCagaaaagagagatggagatctGTGGATTATTGCTGGCCTGGTATAGGTTTTCTCCAATTACTTCCTGTGTCACTCCAGGACCGTCGGTCACCCCCCATGCACCCCCCAGCCCTTCAACAGCCCCCCCATTATCAGTGGAAATGGGGCCACAGGAGATCAGAACAGGCGCTCTAGAGAGACCCAGCATGTCCAGGAACTGACATCATACCTCAGCAATGCCACAGCGAGGACATTCAGGGCTCAGCTGAACCTGCCAAAGACCCTCTCCTGAAGCCAAGATCCCTcagcgctccccccccccccccccaatctgccTGAGTGTTGTTTATGGGATGCTGTTATTGTTGGTTACAGCTCAAAAAAACTCTGAGCAACACAGAGACTTCCAAAATAAAGatttgaggtgggggggtggttgggtcACGGAGatggtggtgtgggggtggggaggggggttggaaTTCTTTTCATACTCTGTTGTTTTCCAAATTGTACAGAAGAAAGCATGTGGGGTGTAAGTGAAGAAAGGAATTCACTATTTTGATGAGGAGAAACTGGCTCGGAGCGAAGACAGTCGCACTTTGAATCGAGTGAAAATCCATGCGTTTCTGCAGGGTACGACTACAGATCTTTATGGAGAAATCGCGGCGTCTTTGCATCAAAGAGCGTCCCGAGGCAATTGATGTCCTTCCTCATGGATGACGTGTTGTTAACGCGTTGCGCCTGTTGAAATGCATGAGATTCAAATGCAAGGAATTCAGTGCAGTTCAGATTGAGAAGAAGTCAACTGTCTGCAAGGGTAAAATCATTTGAGAAACACTTGCTCTATTTTTTTGAACATGTATCACATGCACCAGGGGGGGCCTGAACTtacttgtgattggctgaaatgtgTCATATGGCAAAACCAGACCAATTAAATTAGCGTGTGTACAAGAGATATAGGATCTGTCCTTAAGCTAGGTCTCTTAAAAGGGTTTTCAAAGCGCACCGAAACGTATCACAG is part of the Anguilla anguilla isolate fAngAng1 chromosome 7, fAngAng1.pri, whole genome shotgun sequence genome and encodes:
- the si:dkey-185m8.2 gene encoding LOW QUALITY PROTEIN: trichohyalin (The sequence of the model RefSeq protein was modified relative to this genomic sequence to represent the inferred CDS: deleted 1 base in 1 codon); its protein translation is MFSRKKLRDGEREKETERGNKTSVPSPAPLRGGVRPASGREETQTPPPEAQCPSEIRLVLLGRKGAGKSSAGNTILGIKEGGFTCGSPTEVCMERWADVAGRRVVIVDTPGWEWYYPLNGTPDWVKWETVRSVTLSQPGPHALLLVVRACASMDGMYLKAIQEHMELLGEGVWKHTLVLFTQDDNPDDSTIEGRIRKGGADFQLLVEKCGNRWHVLNSKARGRDTTQVVELLRKVEQMVAANGGAPLEMEQVHQRLEQEDRGWRPREERRNQRLLEVRKLGESLQEIFAGDGSLVTWREEVEARWPPGRGRRLPDLRVVLLGERETGKTLAGSAILGGVSFQAGRVTEECLSAQAEVAGRWVTVVDTPGWECNRTPERVRHEIRRSVTLCPPGPHALLLVVGVDSDITEQAATEHLGLLGEEAWRYALVLFTGKDKLRRGVTIEQHVQSSGKASQLVKRCEGRYHVINGMEPGNTAQVTRLLEKVEDLVAGNGGQPFTPLTQEIRELVRKKDERCKDVTEMKRKSRWSFERKPKERDKMEGKPEMGREEEEERRQTEMRKLLDKGLKMEIQEAKEKNDRIVAILDQEYKLREGYIKVENELKIEEKEMEIKALKEKNEEIIQNTNTEIVNKNTEIVELNKLNQEKTKELQKREAEIKEKIQKHDLETEELKHRNATKEREFCNLQQTYKEKEREVEELQHRLQEREQHTEVLKQDFEKKQQQREEVWRVENEKMKNQVKETTEMYEKKRKGRDQEIGELRKNYEEKMREINTKNEGKLREQEKEIRNIEGVLREKDKKMEDIKQHYEEELRKTQLEIKLKNEEKESEEERSRQILTEREAQLELNDQRISELMDQAQENEKRAKVTEKRLKDELRKKAEELEQKMKEKEKEVEEMKRRYEHSESQRAKLEVMIEQLKTESAELVERIHITVKERDEIKEQHGKKELQTEEDVMGVVREKDKELKDMKMEMNELQRKYDEKEREIDQMRHIVEEKEEKMSASLQKYEEDQKQREEEWKEKYEKMQEEMEEVKQMDEEKRKVRETEIDSVLEEKETMINELKQKNEESERNLVCLEESYENFRLERDGKIEEMKKRYEDYRKEKEEQRKRAEKTEMEMERRNDMQERYIEEMKERNEKKDKEMEIIKQHYEEELSKIQLEMKLKDEEKEREAERSRQILTEREAQLELNDQRISELMDQAQENEKRAKVTEKRLKDELRKKAEELEEKMKEKEKEVEEMREKYEHSESQRAKLEVMIEQLKTESAELVERIHITLKERDEIKKQHGKKELQTDEDVMGVVREKDKELKDMKMEMNELQRKYDEKEREIDKIRHIVEEKEEKMSASLQKYEEEQKQREEEWKEKYEKMQEEMEEVKQMDEEKRKVRETEIDSVLEEKETMINELKQKNEESERKLVCLEESYENIRLERDGKIEEMKKRCEDYRKEKEEQRKRAEKTEMEMENRNDTQKRYIEEMKERNEKKDKEMEIIKQHYEEELSKIQLEMKLKDEENEREAERSRQILTEKEAQLELNDQRISELMDQAQENEKRAKVTEKRLKDELRKKAEELEQKMKEKEKEVEEMRERYEHSESQRAKLEVMIEQLKTESAELVERIHITVKERDEIKEQHGKKELQTDEDVMGVVREKDKELKDMKMEMNELQKKNDEKEREIDKLRHIIEERKKEITVSLQKYEEDQKQREEEWKEKYEKMQEEMEEVKQLDEQKRRVIEEIDSVLEGKEKLINELKQKNEESERNLVCLREEYEKKEREIKEMVKTHEMELNQKESEFYHKLKVTEDQLKELQLRYMGKELKMADIREREEDNKEDITLHYVKEDEISQIQTEMDKVVRHKNKHSITTIHEEEENKVKASQGNTTALHIKAGETEEGVAGVVKEKQEIREDDSDPSEREGQGEVIKQKNEEQEKEVDKPKWKKERHRAKEGSNEKNLNHCGDNERVNDLLPTEEMRERRISKRERKDAQKERRTQNAVTGQRAGCKERSFQKQAKEIRGSGKLRKETELNVPKPFQSVSPNKPAGVIAEGSPEQPPTTVSPTFPLSPGSPSQAYTAFPSFPEYPGLSELRLVLLGESWASNSSAGNSILGEMEAVAEEGAVRRGQAAGRRVSLVEVTGSRWHLGGEAVGDALREAAQCSPGPHAFLLVIPAYLSFTASYGRAVRRHMAALGERAWRHTLVLFTWAEALGESVEQHVLRSEGLRRLVHRCGNRYHTLHSWRNAGQVSLLLEKVEEMVAENRGGFYCWGASEEEENKDEEEAELEEEEEEAEGRVELEKLTEADRTAGERKEWSETKWQEKKSNGEEETRETNEYRIVERLDEFSDSSIERVQEMELEEKMRDQEEDQVLFCNPPTEPQTPVQNHRPPCSLL